The proteins below come from a single Eucalyptus grandis isolate ANBG69807.140 chromosome 3, ASM1654582v1, whole genome shotgun sequence genomic window:
- the LOC120291095 gene encoding transcription repressor OFP8-like, with translation MENRLKLRISRMFHSSFSSCKPRPDAASAASSDVVESSRFASSTEPLLPHKPRPPSLCGPQENRPAASAVVDDACIVPAKAARDRPRQKLSGRDVRNGRFCPPTSPVSSLSRMFTGGFRDEYYHWQPHLHRHGRGGFEECRKKNVAKKSKSKSKKSSGNATRPLSFSSSSQSTYYDGDLFSSDDEREDDETETLFSSRSLSSDSSESQRRRRPVRGPSSRRRRRRRAAAADVMPLGEDDGGNMEGSFAVVKRSSDPYGDFRTSMVEMIVERQMFSAKDLERLLNCFLSLNSHHHHKTIVQVFTEIYEALFSNWC, from the coding sequence ATGGAGAACCGCCTGAAGCTTCGCATCTCCCGCATGTTCcactcctccttctcctcctgcAAGCCCCggcccgacgccgcctccgccgcatCCTCCGACGTCGTCGAGAGCTCCCGCTTCGCTTCTTCCACGGAGCCGCTCTTGCCCCACAAGCCTCGCCCTCCCTCCCTCTGCGGACCCCAGGAGAACCGCCCTGCCGCCTCCGCCGTCGTCGACGACGCCTGCATTGTCCCCGCCAAGGCCGCCCGCGATCGCCCCCGGCAGAAGTTATCGGGCCGGGACGTCCGCAACGGCCGCTTCTGCCCCCCGACCTCCCCCGTCTCGTCTCTGAGCCGGATGTTCACCGGCGGGTTCAGGGACGAGTATTACCATTGGCAACCTCATCTCCATCGCCACGGTCGCGGCGGGTTCGAAGAGTGTCGCAAGAAAAACGTGGCCAAGAAGAGCAAGAGCAAAAGCAAGAAGAGCAGCGGCAATGCTACGCGCCCTCTGAGCTTCAGCTCGTCCTCGCAGAGCACTTACTACGACGGCGACCTGTTCAGCAGCGACGACGAGCGAGAGGACGACGAGACGGAGACCCTGTTCTCTTCCCGGAGCCTCTCCTCCGACTCCTCCGAGTCccagcgccgccgccgccccgtcCGGGGGCCGAGCTctcgccggaggaggaggaggagagcggCGGCCGCGGACGTCATGCCCCTGGGCGAGGACGACGGCGGCAACATGGAGGGGAGCTTCGCGGTAGTGAAGCGGTCGAGCGACCCGTACGGTGACTTCAGGACGTCGATGGTGGAGATGATCGTGGAGAGGCAGATGTTCTCGGCCAAGGACCTGGAGCGGCTCCTGAACTGCTTCCTCTCCCTCAACTCCCACCACCATCACAAGACCATCGTCCAAGTGTTCACCGAGATTTACGAGGCTCTGTTTTCAAACTGgtgttga
- the LOC104436600 gene encoding uncharacterized protein LOC104436600, whose protein sequence is MLLRNSLSNTRKFFQRTLKSFKSFISGGDYQKLPKTPNPFVNPYSNASGSTVYPPPSKDLDQFYADFTDRWDSNNGNHHKAKKGGKDRAATFMDTVQEKAHHEEHPPTKLSLSKPTTPSKNDHRERREFPGKKMVRSSSSYDKRREGSSRSKSVREARSGLIAQKLKELEKMDMSNIDHVLDIEEVLHYYSLLTCPAYVEIVDKFFTEMYSEFFGVLTPTAQVGQVRNR, encoded by the coding sequence ATGCTGCTCAGGAACTCCCTTTCCAACACCAGGAAGTTCTTCCAGAGAACCCTAAAGAGCTTCAAGTCCTTCATCTCCGGCGGCGATTACCAAAAGCTGCCGAAAACACCGAACCCCTTCGTCAACCCTTATTCCAACGCCAGTGGAAGCACTGTGTACCCTCCTCCCTCCAAGGACTTGGACCAATTCTATGCCGACTTCACCGACCGATGGGACTCCAACAACGGCAACCATCATAAGGCAAAGAAGGGAGGCAAGGACAGGGCCGCCACGTTCATGGACACAGTTCAAGAAAAGGCGCACCATGAAGAGCATCCTCCTACGAAGTTGTCCTTGTCCAAGCCAACAACTCCATCGAAGAATGATcacagagagaggagagaattCCCAGGCAAGAAGATGGTGAGAAGCAGCTCTTCCTATGACAAGAGGAGAGAGGGCTCATCACGTTCCAAAAGTGTGAGGGAGGCGAGGAGTGGCTTGATTGCACAGAAGCTGAAGGAGCTGGAGAAGATGGACATGAGCAACATCGATCACGTGCTAGACATCGAAGAGGTCCTTCACTATTACTCACTCCTCACTTGCCCGGCCTATGTCGAGATCGTTGACAAGTTCTTCACCGAGATGTACAGCGAGTTCTTCGGGGTGCTGACGCCGACAGCTCAGGTAGGCCAAGTCCGCAACAGATGA
- the LOC104436601 gene encoding indole-3-pyruvate monooxygenase YUCCA2 — protein MEVKRVQDPPVNGPLIVGAGPSGLATAACLKERGVPSLILERTNCIGSLWEHKTYDRLRLHLPKQFCELPHMPFPKDFPTYPTKQQFLAYLYLYTKRFDLRPVFNQTVTNAEFDQSSQCWRVKSSGHKGEETEYLSRWLIVATGENAEELVPQFEGMSDFGGQILHTSSYKSGEIFCGKRVLVIGCGNSGMEVSLDLCNFNACPSLAVRDSVHVLPQEMLGRSTFGISMWLLKWLPISLVDWFLLLMSYFILGDTTSYGLNRPKVGPLQLKSMSGKTPVLDVGTLAKIKSGHIKVFRGIKRIRRHAVEFVDGKSETFDAIILATGYRSNVPSWLKEGDMFSEEDGFPKKPFPNGWKGKNGLYSVGFTKRGLLGASLDARSISQDIGQLWRLDVEGMHFTALSHATPLHP, from the exons ATGGAAGTTAAGCGAGTTCAAGATCCTCCTGTAAATGGGCCTTTGATAGTTGGCGCTGGCCCGTCGGGGCTCGCCACTGCTGCTTGCCTAAAAGAACGAGGTGTGCCGAGCTTGATCCTCGAAAGGACTAATTGCATAGGATCTTTGTGGGAACACAAGACCTATGACCGCCTTCGCCTTCACCTCCCGAAGCAATTCTGCGAGCTTCCGCATATGCCATTCCCCAAAGACTTCCCAACCTACCCGACAAAGCAACAATTCCTTGCCTACTTGTATTTGTACACCAAACGCTTCGACCTGAGGCCGGTTTTCAATCAAACAGTCACGAATGCGGAGTTTGATCAAAGTTCACAGTGCTGGCGAGTCAAGAGCTCGGGTCATAAGGGGGAAGAGACCGAATACTTGAGCCGGTGGCTGATTGTGGCGACCGGGGAGAATGCTGAGGAGCTCGTCCCACAATTTGAAGGGATGAGCGACTTTGGAGGGCAGATTCTGCACACAAGCTCTTACAAGAGTGGTGAGATTTTTTGTGGGAAGAGAGTATTGGTGATTGGATGCGGGAATTCGGGCATGGAAGTGAGCTTGGATCTTTGCAATTTCAATGCCTGTCCATCTCTTGCTGTTAGAGATTCG GTGCACGTCTTACCTCAAGAGATGCTCGGACGATCGACTTTTGGCATATCCATGTGGTTGCTCAAGTGGCTCCCCATCAGCCTAGTGGATTGGTTTCTACTATTGATGTCGTATTTTATCCTCGGCGACACCACTAGCTACGGCCTTAATCGCCCGAAGGTCGGACCTCTCCAGCTCAAGAGCATGTCTGGCAAGACGCCGGTGTTGGACGTGGGTACGCTTGCAAAAATCAAAAGTGGACATATCAAG GTTTTCCGTGGGATAAAGAGAATACGACGCCATGCCGTGGAGTTTGTTGATGGGAAATCGGAGACCTTCGATGCTATTATCCTCGCGACAGGGTATAGAAGTAACGTGCCCTCGTGGTTGAAG GAGGGAGACATGTTCTCTGAGGAAGATGGGTTCCCAAAGAAGCCATTCCCAAATGGATGGAAAGGCAAGAACGGGCTGTACTCCGTGGGATTCACCAAACGCGGCCTCCTCGGTGCTTCCTTGGATGCGAGAAGCATTTCTCAAGACATTGGGCAACTGTGGCGTTTAGATGTTGAAGGCATGCATTTCACGGCTTTGTCTCATGCAACACCTCTACATCCCTAA